Proteins encoded together in one Acidobacteriota bacterium window:
- a CDS encoding glycosyltransferase family 39 protein, whose amino-acid sequence MTDGRGRFRRLTARMSHDGLWLLLVGALFCLPLFVGLGRIDMQSDEAIYSFGADAMAASGDWLTPRSCPWETVAFLEKPPLKFWIVAAPIRLGLLPDNEFGLRFWDAVFGSAAFLYLFAIGRRIGGPMCGVTAVLMLFVHRPLLFEHGLRSNNMEAALVLAYCGGLFHFLKWRTSSEDSRGWIHVFAIALCFVLAFMTKFVAALFLPVIIAASLVLSRDDRLRFARRWRVWLAAATLAGVLIVPWFIYQYVRFGALFWESLFGAAVYTRFTSYLDPTHVEPWHFYFSTIWRELAAAQTLVWTLGGLGLIVWRTMRTGWSDGATILLWFGLPLGLISLGTSKLYHYAYPFLPPLALAAGYLASVALRALVKTFSWLHERGDRILPRAAREALDLPAVRRLLLIVIVASSLIVISTLVLGPVKIAFWGAVLLRASSPYRVLPIVVLAFIFCRRAGPLAMMVALLMVAAMLPLDAYRRDLSQMTVEHHPLRSLRDCVRQVATSDSNAAGRPPVYVENGNISHPAAFYLRTLGRWSPEAPSDASVHASVYLKPRPVLLAEARFHTMEGAGPTGGGLADVLAVPVLGDVLLLPGPYGACAIDYVRALRR is encoded by the coding sequence GTGACCGACGGCCGGGGTCGTTTCCGACGGCTGACCGCCCGGATGTCGCACGACGGCCTCTGGCTGCTGCTGGTCGGGGCGCTCTTCTGCCTTCCGCTCTTCGTCGGCCTCGGGCGCATTGACATGCAGAGCGACGAGGCCATCTATTCCTTCGGCGCCGACGCGATGGCGGCGTCGGGGGACTGGCTGACGCCCAGGAGTTGTCCGTGGGAGACCGTCGCGTTTCTCGAGAAGCCTCCGCTGAAGTTCTGGATCGTGGCCGCGCCCATTCGCCTGGGCCTTCTGCCTGACAACGAATTCGGGCTCCGCTTCTGGGATGCGGTCTTCGGCAGCGCGGCGTTCCTGTATCTGTTCGCGATCGGTCGCCGGATTGGCGGCCCGATGTGCGGCGTGACCGCCGTGTTGATGCTTTTCGTTCATCGTCCGCTGCTGTTCGAGCACGGCCTGCGCAGCAACAACATGGAAGCGGCACTCGTGCTCGCCTACTGCGGAGGCCTTTTTCACTTCCTGAAGTGGAGAACATCCAGCGAGGACTCGCGAGGGTGGATCCACGTTTTCGCCATCGCCTTGTGCTTCGTGCTGGCGTTCATGACGAAGTTCGTCGCCGCGCTGTTCCTGCCGGTGATCATCGCTGCGTCCCTTGTGTTGAGCCGGGACGATCGTTTGCGGTTTGCCCGGCGGTGGCGTGTCTGGCTGGCGGCGGCCACGCTGGCCGGGGTGTTGATTGTGCCGTGGTTTATCTACCAGTACGTCCGCTTCGGTGCGTTGTTCTGGGAGAGCCTGTTCGGTGCGGCGGTCTATACGCGGTTTACGTCCTACCTCGATCCGACCCACGTCGAGCCCTGGCACTTCTACTTCAGCACGATCTGGCGCGAGTTGGCAGCCGCGCAGACATTGGTGTGGACGTTGGGCGGCCTCGGCCTGATCGTCTGGAGAACGATGCGGACGGGTTGGTCTGATGGGGCCACGATCCTGCTCTGGTTTGGATTGCCGCTCGGTCTCATCTCGCTCGGAACGTCGAAGCTCTATCACTACGCGTATCCCTTCCTGCCGCCTCTGGCCCTGGCGGCAGGCTACCTGGCTTCCGTCGCGCTCAGGGCCCTTGTGAAAACGTTCTCCTGGCTCCACGAGCGGGGGGACCGGATCCTCCCGCGCGCGGCGCGAGAAGCGCTGGATCTGCCGGCGGTGCGACGGCTGCTATTGATCGTTATCGTGGCGAGCAGCCTCATCGTCATATCGACGCTCGTCCTCGGTCCCGTCAAGATTGCATTCTGGGGGGCGGTGCTGCTGCGTGCCTCGTCGCCGTACCGCGTGCTCCCGATCGTCGTGCTGGCCTTCATCTTCTGCCGGCGAGCCGGCCCGCTGGCGATGATGGTCGCCCTGCTGATGGTCGCGGCGATGCTTCCTCTCGATGCGTATCGGCGCGACCTTTCGCAGATGACGGTGGAACATCATCCCCTGCGCTCGCTGCGGGACTGCGTTCGGCAAGTCGCCACAAGCGACTCCAACGCGGCTGGCCGGCCGCCCGTCTATGTGGAGAACGGCAACATCAGTCATCCGGCCGCCTTCTACCTGCGCACGCTCGGCAGGTGGTCGCCTGAGGCTCCGTCTGATGCCAGCGTCCATGCGTCTGTCTATCTGAAGCCGCGTCCGGTTCTGCTGGCGGAGGCCCGTTTCCATACGATGGAAGGCGCGGGGCCGACAGGCGGTGGCCTGGCGGATGTTCTGGCGGTCCCCGTGCTGGGCGACGTGCTGCTGCTGCCGGGTCCGTATGGTGCGTGCGCGATCGATTACGTCCGCGCCCTACGTCGGTGA
- a CDS encoding Arc family DNA-binding protein — protein MPVNLSIKEVPDELAEALRDRARWNHRSLQGELMAMVETHTRARPFKAMALWQEIQKLGLHTDDDSTQIVREDRDERSR, from the coding sequence ATGCCCGTCAATCTCTCAATCAAGGAAGTGCCCGACGAACTGGCAGAGGCGCTGCGGGATCGCGCGCGATGGAATCATCGGTCGCTGCAGGGCGAGTTGATGGCGATGGTTGAAACGCACACTCGCGCCCGGCCGTTCAAGGCGATGGCGCTGTGGCAGGAGATTCAGAAGCTTGGGCTCCACACCGACGACGATTCGACGCAGATCGTCCGTGAAGATCGCGATGAGAGAAGCCGATGA
- a CDS encoding SDR family NAD(P)-dependent oxidoreductase, with protein sequence MELKGRVVLITGPRRIGAVLATQLADRGADVGLSFNRSREEAELAAAAVRGAGRRAACIKADLAQADDCRALVAETVKQLGRLDVLISMASTYASTPFDELTEVQWDRGLTVDLRAAFLCASAAVPHMRAAGGGRIVNFADWLPASRRTRYTGYLPYYVAKGGVIALTEALALELAGDQILVNAIAPGPILAPPGLDEEGIRAVEQATPLGRWGGAAEVAKAVLFLIESDFITGEVIRVDGGRHLK encoded by the coding sequence ATGGAATTGAAGGGTCGGGTTGTTCTCATCACGGGCCCGAGGCGAATCGGCGCCGTTCTGGCGACTCAGCTTGCGGATCGCGGCGCGGATGTCGGGCTGAGCTTCAACCGGTCTCGCGAAGAAGCCGAACTGGCGGCGGCGGCTGTTCGCGGCGCTGGCCGGCGAGCTGCCTGCATCAAGGCCGATCTCGCACAGGCGGACGATTGCCGCGCCCTGGTTGCCGAGACGGTGAAGCAACTCGGGCGGCTCGATGTGCTGATCAGCATGGCGTCGACCTACGCATCGACGCCGTTCGACGAATTGACCGAAGTTCAGTGGGACCGCGGGCTGACCGTTGACTTGCGGGCGGCGTTTCTCTGCGCCTCGGCGGCGGTGCCGCACATGCGGGCGGCGGGAGGCGGCCGTATCGTGAACTTTGCCGACTGGCTGCCGGCCAGTCGACGGACCCGCTACACAGGATATCTGCCGTACTACGTGGCCAAGGGTGGCGTGATCGCCCTTACCGAGGCGCTCGCACTCGAACTGGCCGGGGATCAGATTCTCGTCAACGCGATCGCTCCTGGACCCATCCTTGCGCCGCCCGGGTTGGATGAGGAAGGCATCCGGGCTGTCGAACAGGCCACGCCGCTCGGCCGATGGGGAGGGGCGGCGGAGGTGGCGAAAGCGGTGCTGTTTCTGATTGAATCGGATTTCATCACAGGAGAAGTGATTCGCGTCGACGGCGGGCGACATCTGAAGTAG
- a CDS encoding aminotransferase class I/II-fold pyridoxal phosphate-dependent enzyme: MNAERQTAIPVANRVEGFTYAIRNIVSEARKVEAAGRTVKYLNIGDPIPFGFKTPAHLIESVIKALRDGHNGYGPSPGIQPARDAVAADFSARGVPMTPDRVVLTAGTSEGIEIALNALVNPGDEVLIPMPTYPLYTAVTAKISARTIYYRTDPNREWLPDVDQIKSLITPRTRALVVIDPNNPTGAIYPDSIRRELLTLADTHGFVLLADEVYADLSYAATAPPMASLATDAPVISFGSLSKAYLAPGWRAGWMAVGTNPRLEGVLAGIRKLADGRLCATVPMQYAITAALTGDRSHQVAFRAALRERAALTVARLNAIPGMRCVAPKGAFYAMPQVTLPAGRTDEDYVLALLREAGVLCVHGSGFGMPPEQGFFRVVFLASPAELSRIYDDVAQFTREYLARG; encoded by the coding sequence ATGAACGCAGAAAGACAAACGGCCATCCCGGTCGCCAACCGCGTCGAGGGCTTCACCTACGCCATTCGGAACATCGTCTCGGAGGCTCGGAAAGTCGAGGCCGCCGGGCGAACGGTGAAGTACCTGAACATCGGCGATCCCATCCCGTTTGGCTTCAAGACGCCAGCCCACCTGATCGAGAGCGTGATCAAAGCCCTGCGCGACGGCCACAACGGCTACGGCCCCTCGCCCGGCATTCAGCCCGCGCGGGATGCGGTGGCCGCCGACTTCTCGGCTCGCGGCGTCCCGATGACCCCCGATCGCGTCGTGCTGACCGCGGGCACGTCAGAAGGCATCGAGATCGCATTGAACGCGCTCGTCAATCCGGGCGACGAAGTGCTCATCCCGATGCCGACCTATCCGCTCTACACCGCGGTGACAGCCAAGATCTCGGCGCGGACGATCTACTACCGGACCGATCCGAATCGAGAGTGGTTGCCGGACGTCGATCAGATCAAGTCACTCATCACGCCGCGCACTCGTGCGCTGGTCGTCATCGATCCCAACAATCCCACCGGCGCCATCTATCCCGACAGCATCCGCCGCGAACTGCTGACCCTCGCCGACACGCACGGCTTCGTGCTGCTGGCCGATGAGGTCTACGCCGATCTGTCTTACGCCGCGACGGCCCCGCCGATGGCCAGCCTCGCGACTGACGCGCCAGTGATCTCGTTCGGCAGTCTGTCGAAAGCCTATCTCGCGCCTGGCTGGCGGGCAGGCTGGATGGCTGTCGGGACGAACCCGCGCCTCGAGGGCGTGCTGGCGGGCATTCGCAAACTCGCTGACGGGCGGCTGTGCGCAACCGTGCCGATGCAGTACGCCATCACGGCCGCGCTCACCGGCGACCGGTCGCACCAGGTGGCCTTCAGGGCCGCGCTTCGCGAACGGGCCGCGTTGACGGTCGCTCGCTTGAACGCAATCCCCGGAATGCGTTGCGTCGCGCCGAAAGGCGCGTTCTATGCGATGCCGCAAGTGACGTTGCCGGCGGGCCGTACAGACGAGGATTACGTGCTGGCCCTGTTGCGCGAGGCTGGCGTGCTCTGCGTGCATGGATCCGGATTCGGCATGCCGCCCGAGCAGGGATTCTTTCGCGTTGTCTTCCTCGCCTCGCCTGCCGAATTGAGCCGGATCTACGACGACGTGGCGCAGTTCACGAGGGAGTACCTCGCGCGAGGATAG
- a CDS encoding pyridoxal phosphate-dependent aminotransferase, which produces MGVFLDSVPTSGIIRVRDLMYSVDKPFRLDQGDVSFDAPDSLKAALKAAVDANQTHYIQTAGLPRLQQLLAEKLRAKNQIPVASPDEVMMTNGGVHALYLACQALIEPGDEVLIPDPIWPQMFSALVAAHAVPVRVPLRESLGWRFDLDELASRVTSRTRGLYINSPHNPTGGMLTQSDLAGVADLAAAHNLWVIADEAYEDVVFDGHVHVSLASLPGMHERTVSVFTFSKTYAITGLRLGYVVAKDATVQDRVRKLIGLTTNNVSSVVQFGGIGALEGAQDVVAQFRAELQARRDLFCARAADVSRGALTASPPPGAFYAFLRIADAWHPPEAATSESRSWAMVEHLIGRGRIGCVPGVDFGPAGENHVRFCFARSRAELDGALESMQEVFRA; this is translated from the coding sequence ATGGGCGTATTTCTGGATTCGGTTCCGACCTCGGGCATCATTCGCGTTCGGGATCTTATGTACTCGGTCGACAAGCCGTTCCGGCTCGATCAGGGCGATGTGAGCTTCGACGCGCCCGATTCGCTCAAGGCGGCGCTCAAGGCTGCGGTTGACGCCAACCAGACGCACTATATCCAGACCGCGGGCCTGCCGCGGCTGCAGCAACTGCTGGCCGAGAAGCTGCGCGCGAAGAACCAAATCCCGGTGGCGAGCCCCGACGAAGTGATGATGACCAACGGCGGCGTCCACGCGCTCTATCTGGCGTGCCAGGCCCTGATCGAGCCGGGAGACGAGGTGCTGATTCCCGATCCGATCTGGCCGCAGATGTTCAGTGCACTCGTGGCTGCGCACGCGGTCCCGGTCCGGGTACCGCTGCGGGAATCGCTCGGCTGGCGGTTTGACCTCGACGAACTGGCGTCGCGTGTGACGTCCAGGACCAGGGGCCTCTACATCAACTCGCCGCACAATCCCACGGGCGGCATGCTGACGCAATCGGACCTGGCTGGCGTGGCCGACCTTGCGGCCGCGCACAACCTCTGGGTGATTGCCGACGAGGCGTACGAGGACGTCGTGTTCGACGGCCACGTGCATGTGAGCCTTGCGTCGCTGCCCGGCATGCACGAGCGGACGGTGTCGGTTTTCACGTTCAGCAAAACCTACGCGATTACCGGTCTCAGGCTTGGTTATGTCGTGGCGAAGGACGCGACGGTGCAGGACCGGGTTCGCAAGCTCATCGGCCTCACGACCAACAACGTGTCGTCGGTTGTGCAGTTCGGCGGCATCGGTGCCCTCGAGGGGGCGCAGGATGTTGTCGCCCAGTTTCGCGCGGAGCTTCAGGCACGGCGGGACCTGTTCTGTGCCCGTGCGGCTGACGTTTCGCGGGGTGCGCTGACCGCCTCGCCTCCGCCCGGCGCCTTCTACGCGTTCCTCCGCATCGCGGATGCGTGGCACCCGCCGGAGGCAGCCACGTCGGAGTCGCGATCGTGGGCAATGGTGGAGCACCTGATCGGCCGGGGCCGGATTGGCTGCGTGCCTGGCGTGGATTTTGGTCCGGCCGGCGAGAACCACGTGCGCTTCTGTTTCGCCCGCAGTCGCGCCGAGCTCGATGGGGCGCTCGAATCGATGCAGGAAGTGTTTCGGGCGTGA
- a CDS encoding glycosyltransferase — translation MSVRAFIVIPAYNESARLPGLLAQLADYLRSDAARTAGLVVHFCIVDDGSRQEQFAAAEQLVRECGFGAAVRLIRLNRNQGKGGAIRAGFRIGLAEAFDYLGFIDADCAVSVPEMHRALVYLVGAHRDAGVAGVIGSRVCMLGRSVVRNPLRHYLGRIFATFVSEWFGQAVYDTQCGLKIFEREALQCHLETPDDDRWVWDTELLMAMLYAGERIHEFPVDWREAGGSKVSMVRDPLVMIWHLVKFRKRLRMQGAVPRRSEIA, via the coding sequence GTGAGCGTGCGAGCCTTCATCGTCATCCCCGCCTACAACGAATCAGCCCGCTTGCCGGGGCTCCTGGCTCAGTTGGCAGACTATCTGCGATCCGACGCCGCCCGGACAGCGGGCCTCGTCGTTCATTTCTGCATCGTCGACGATGGAAGCCGCCAGGAACAGTTCGCGGCCGCGGAACAACTGGTGCGCGAGTGCGGGTTTGGCGCGGCGGTCCGGCTTATTCGCCTCAACCGCAACCAGGGAAAGGGCGGCGCCATCCGCGCGGGTTTCCGAATCGGGCTGGCCGAAGCGTTCGACTACCTGGGCTTTATCGACGCAGACTGTGCCGTCTCCGTGCCGGAAATGCACCGTGCGCTGGTGTATCTGGTGGGGGCGCATCGAGACGCAGGCGTCGCCGGCGTGATCGGGTCTCGTGTCTGCATGCTTGGCCGATCGGTGGTGCGCAATCCGCTCCGGCATTATCTCGGGCGCATCTTTGCCACGTTCGTCTCGGAGTGGTTCGGCCAGGCCGTCTACGACACGCAGTGCGGTCTGAAGATCTTCGAACGGGAGGCGTTGCAGTGCCACCTGGAAACCCCCGACGACGATCGGTGGGTCTGGGATACCGAGCTTCTCATGGCCATGCTGTACGCGGGGGAGCGGATTCACGAGTTCCCGGTTGATTGGCGGGAAGCGGGTGGTTCGAAAGTGTCAATGGTGCGCGATCCTCTGGTGATGATCTGGCACCTGGTCAAGTTCAGGAAGCGGCTTCGGATGCAAGGCGCGGTGCCTCGCCGGTCGGAGATCGCGTGA
- a CDS encoding type II toxin-antitoxin system VapC family toxin, translated as MRRVVVDTSVLAAITFGESMAQEWSVRLDGATLYAPTLLQYEMANVARKKCRQRPERTREILTALELTLDPRKGIVWMDPNPMDVVVLANATGLSPYDASYMWLAGFLGADLVTRDRALAAAVDPFTGVELVE; from the coding sequence ATGAGGCGCGTCGTCGTCGACACATCAGTGCTTGCGGCGATCACGTTCGGCGAGTCGATGGCTCAGGAGTGGAGCGTGCGACTTGACGGCGCGACTCTGTATGCCCCGACGTTGCTCCAGTATGAGATGGCGAACGTGGCGCGCAAGAAATGTCGGCAGCGCCCTGAACGGACACGCGAGATTCTGACGGCTCTTGAACTGACGCTCGATCCTCGGAAGGGTATCGTCTGGATGGATCCGAATCCGATGGATGTCGTCGTGTTGGCGAATGCCACAGGTTTGTCGCCATACGACGCGAGCTATATGTGGCTTGCCGGGTTCCTCGGTGCAGACCTGGTGACGCGCGACCGCGCTCTCGCGGCTGCCGTCGATCCGTTCACCGGGGTCGAGCTGGTTGAGTAG